One genomic segment of Profundibacter amoris includes these proteins:
- a CDS encoding c-type cytochrome, whose amino-acid sequence MKKIESLLGYLSLAGLLGTAGLAIFVIGNLIFQGSPESATAAVSEPAAKTDTQSDTTTTAETPAATPAPVKVAEATPAISVEAGEKVFKKCKACHTIDDGGAKKVGPNLWGIVGRDVATSEGFKYSDAMLGLSGKSWDAAMLDEYLTKPKAYVPGTAMSFSGLKKEADRHNLIAYLAQQSASPLSVADLGFAATAAEATPAAATEAAATETATEEPAVEEENTFVDSYTNPPARTADEQAAIDAKVAALTAEVEGMDYERARYHPLHFPPMINQASNEECLVCHSEIMTAKPREASPAGVPATDTLAWYQTLATYEGPQETFHYRHLQSDYAQSVMNMQCTFCHKANDPREESPDLLFGRAAYSAAPTPEFTLRKMVNPSTTCLRCHGAFPYENMDGVDANWPEARLDLEDEDTPNGCLVCHGEYGFRTNRHNVTYLNAHNIEDLATASSDTCYGCHGGRQWYRISYPYPRHPWPDMDEETPDWALARPTASDPEYQRPEPTRSE is encoded by the coding sequence ATGAAAAAGATTGAATCGCTGTTAGGGTATTTGTCCCTCGCCGGGCTATTGGGCACGGCAGGGTTGGCAATTTTCGTCATCGGGAACCTTATCTTCCAAGGCAGCCCCGAGTCCGCAACTGCCGCGGTGTCCGAACCCGCAGCTAAAACCGACACACAATCAGACACAACAACGACAGCCGAAACACCCGCTGCCACCCCTGCCCCTGTGAAAGTCGCCGAAGCCACTCCCGCGATCAGCGTCGAGGCTGGCGAAAAAGTTTTCAAGAAATGCAAGGCCTGCCATACCATTGATGATGGCGGCGCCAAGAAGGTCGGCCCAAACCTGTGGGGCATTGTCGGGCGCGATGTCGCCACCAGCGAAGGCTTCAAATATTCCGACGCCATGCTTGGCCTGTCCGGCAAAAGCTGGGACGCCGCGATGCTGGACGAATATCTGACCAAGCCCAAGGCCTATGTGCCCGGCACCGCGATGAGCTTTTCCGGTCTGAAGAAAGAGGCCGATCGCCACAATCTGATCGCCTATCTGGCACAGCAATCCGCCAGCCCGCTTTCGGTGGCCGATCTGGGATTTGCCGCCACCGCAGCCGAGGCCACACCTGCCGCAGCGACCGAAGCCGCGGCAACCGAAACCGCAACTGAAGAACCCGCTGTGGAAGAGGAAAACACCTTTGTTGACAGCTACACCAACCCGCCGGCCCGCACCGCGGACGAGCAAGCCGCGATTGATGCAAAGGTAGCGGCCTTAACGGCCGAGGTCGAAGGCATGGATTACGAGCGCGCGCGCTATCATCCACTGCACTTCCCGCCAATGATCAATCAGGCCAGCAACGAGGAATGTCTGGTTTGCCACAGCGAGATCATGACAGCCAAACCGCGCGAAGCTTCGCCCGCCGGTGTACCTGCAACCGATACACTGGCATGGTACCAGACACTGGCCACCTACGAGGGGCCGCAGGAAACCTTCCACTATCGCCACCTGCAAAGCGATTACGCGCAGTCGGTGATGAATATGCAATGCACCTTCTGTCACAAGGCCAATGACCCGCGCGAGGAAAGCCCGGATTTGTTGTTTGGCCGCGCCGCTTACAGCGCCGCCCCAACGCCCGAATTCACCCTGCGTAAAATGGTCAACCCGTCGACAACCTGTCTGCGCTGTCACGGAGCCTTCCCGTATGAAAATATGGACGGGGTCGATGCCAACTGGCCCGAGGCCCGTCTGGACCTGGAGGACGAGGACACCCCCAACGGTTGTCTGGTCTGCCACGGCGAATACGGGTTCCGCACCAACCGCCACAACGTCACCTACCTGAACGCCCACAACATCGAGGACTTGGCAACCGCCAGTTCCGATACTTGTTACGGCTGTCATGGTGGCCGCCAGTGGTATCGCATTTCCTACCCCTACCCGCGCCATCCGTGGCCCGACATGGACGAGGAAACCCCCGACTGGGCGCTGGCGCGTCCCACCGCATCCGATCCCGAATATCAACGGCCCGAACCCACACGGTCTGAGTAA
- a CDS encoding molybdopterin-dependent oxidoreductase, protein MKFLTNPAKLAKIFTQTRRDFLKSTAATATLGLVGGGIAGKEVKAFAYEPYPLDDDLETVVTSCAHNCGSRHMLVAHKKGDVIVRLSTDDGTHQGDDAYGTDTEEKPQLRACLRGRSYRSRLYSPERLLYPMKRVGKRGEGKFKRVSWDEALTDIAKSMVHLKETYGPTAILDQSYAGASYGVLHKSDQIEGLLGRFLGMFGCRTNSWSVPSYQGNTFASRMSYGTIQDGNEDDAFMHSKLIIMWGWNPAYTFHGGNTFYYMRKAKQRGCKFVVIDPQYTDSASAYDAWWIPIRPNTDAAMMAGMAHYIFANNLQDQEFIDKFVQGMDEGTMPDWAKGQENFKDYIMGVSDGVEKTPDWAADICGVSAEDIIKLADMYATTKPAALKASWSPGRNAYGEQYARMANALQAMTGNVGVLGGCAEGVGKGWHAEGVAYPYDQFANVWFAAIKSDRWAHCVINYPNVKREEIGIWPRGDNTDGQIPNIRGIFWQGSDWFNQLTNINKEIEAIDKLNSYGEGESLLVCMDSTITPTGIWADYLLPIATHFERHDVALPWYKGHYYIHRPKVINPMGESKSDFQVFTELAYRLGFGPGYNPKANRDYFNNPDAVDEAYLIDWWGKVQHHQGVEWTWDEFKKRGVYKFVFDEPQVAFKEQIEQGKPFQTASGKIEIFSGQLAQITDWTKTSYGYYIPAIPKWIEPWESLNHPLTKKFPFHMISPHPRWRTHSIFNNIPWLRETFSQEVTINASDAAKLDIRMGDIVEIYNDRGKVIVPVYVTERCMPGVVVLHEGAWMDLDKDGVDRSGNPDFLTKDDPSPAGAFAYNTVLCNIKKTTLNHRPGWDKLATARSHVFRRDL, encoded by the coding sequence ATGAAATTCCTGACAAATCCGGCAAAACTGGCCAAGATTTTCACCCAGACCCGGCGCGACTTCCTGAAATCCACCGCCGCGACCGCAACGCTCGGGTTGGTAGGCGGCGGGATCGCAGGCAAAGAGGTCAAAGCCTTCGCCTACGAGCCTTACCCGCTGGACGACGATCTGGAAACGGTGGTCACCTCCTGCGCCCACAACTGCGGATCCCGCCACATGCTGGTTGCGCATAAAAAGGGCGACGTGATTGTGCGCCTGTCCACCGATGACGGCACCCATCAGGGTGATGATGCCTATGGCACCGACACCGAGGAAAAGCCGCAGTTGCGGGCCTGTTTGCGGGGCCGGTCCTACCGCTCGCGCCTCTATTCGCCAGAACGGCTGCTGTACCCGATGAAACGGGTCGGCAAGCGGGGCGAAGGCAAGTTCAAGCGTGTCAGCTGGGACGAGGCCCTGACCGACATCGCCAAAAGCATGGTGCATCTAAAGGAAACCTATGGCCCGACCGCCATTCTGGACCAAAGCTATGCGGGGGCGTCTTATGGCGTGCTGCATAAATCGGACCAGATCGAAGGGCTGCTTGGCCGTTTTCTGGGCATGTTCGGCTGCCGCACCAATAGCTGGTCTGTGCCGTCCTATCAGGGCAATACATTCGCCAGCCGCATGTCTTATGGCACCATTCAGGACGGGAATGAAGACGACGCGTTCATGCATTCCAAACTGATCATCATGTGGGGCTGGAATCCGGCCTATACATTCCACGGCGGCAACACATTCTACTACATGCGCAAGGCCAAACAGCGCGGTTGCAAATTCGTGGTGATTGATCCGCAATATACCGACAGTGCATCGGCTTATGACGCATGGTGGATCCCGATCCGCCCCAACACCGATGCCGCAATGATGGCGGGGATGGCGCATTACATATTCGCCAACAACCTGCAGGATCAGGAGTTCATCGACAAATTCGTTCAAGGTATGGACGAAGGCACGATGCCTGATTGGGCCAAGGGGCAGGAAAACTTCAAAGACTACATCATGGGGGTCAGTGACGGCGTTGAAAAAACACCCGATTGGGCTGCCGACATCTGCGGGGTTTCCGCCGAGGACATCATCAAACTGGCCGATATGTATGCCACCACCAAACCGGCCGCGCTGAAGGCAAGCTGGTCACCGGGGCGCAACGCCTATGGTGAACAATACGCCCGCATGGCCAACGCGCTACAGGCGATGACAGGCAATGTCGGGGTGTTGGGCGGCTGCGCCGAAGGGGTTGGCAAAGGCTGGCACGCCGAGGGCGTGGCCTATCCTTACGACCAGTTCGCCAACGTCTGGTTTGCGGCGATCAAATCGGACCGCTGGGCGCATTGCGTGATCAACTACCCCAATGTGAAACGCGAGGAAATCGGCATCTGGCCGCGCGGCGACAATACCGATGGCCAGATCCCCAACATCCGCGGGATTTTCTGGCAGGGGTCGGACTGGTTCAACCAGCTGACCAACATCAACAAGGAAATCGAGGCGATTGACAAGCTGAACAGCTATGGCGAAGGCGAAAGCCTGCTGGTTTGCATGGACAGCACCATCACCCCGACCGGTATCTGGGCCGATTACCTGCTGCCAATTGCCACCCACTTTGAACGTCACGATGTGGCCTTGCCGTGGTACAAAGGGCATTACTACATACACCGTCCAAAAGTGATCAACCCGATGGGCGAAAGCAAATCGGATTTTCAGGTCTTCACCGAACTGGCCTATCGTCTGGGCTTTGGCCCCGGCTATAACCCCAAAGCGAACCGCGATTATTTCAACAACCCGGATGCGGTGGACGAGGCCTATCTGATCGACTGGTGGGGCAAGGTTCAGCACCATCAGGGGGTGGAATGGACTTGGGATGAGTTCAAGAAGCGCGGTGTTTACAAGTTCGTCTTTGACGAGCCGCAAGTCGCTTTCAAGGAACAGATTGAACAGGGCAAACCCTTCCAGACAGCCTCGGGCAAGATCGAGATTTTCTCGGGCCAATTGGCGCAGATCACCGACTGGACCAAGACATCTTACGGCTACTACATTCCGGCCATCCCGAAATGGATCGAACCATGGGAGAGCCTGAACCACCCGCTGACCAAAAAATTCCCCTTCCATATGATCAGCCCGCACCCGCGCTGGCGCACGCACTCGATATTCAACAATATCCCGTGGCTGCGTGAAACCTTCAGCCAAGAGGTAACGATCAATGCCTCGGACGCGGCGAAACTGGACATCCGTATGGGGGACATTGTGGAAATCTATAATGATCGGGGCAAGGTGATCGTGCCGGTCTATGTCACCGAACGCTGTATGCCCGGTGTGGTCGTACTACACGAAGGGGCGTGGATGGATCTGGACAAGGATGGCGTGGATCGCTCGGGCAACCCCGACTTCCTGACTAAGGATGATCCATCACCCGCAGGCGCCTTTGCCTATAACACTGTGCTTTGCAACATCAAGAAAACAACGCTGAACCATCGGCCCGGCTGGGACAAACTGGCCACCGCGCGCAGCCATGTTTTCCGCCGCGATCTGTAG
- a CDS encoding 4Fe-4S dicluster domain-containing protein — protein MANTVDKERIKANAARIKREGYTPVVPDMQMGFIHNNVDCIGCRACEIACKDKNGLDAGPRFRRVQYIEGGVFPNVFAFKVNMSCNHCAEPACLPACPTGAIWKRKDNGIVDIDSTLCIGCRKCEAACPFGAPQFDPAENVVKKCNMCIDEQEAGRKPYCVAACMMRVLDVGPIDQIDAGGFETTVVGPNDQLVRQVKSMADPDLTNPSIRFVPHSKGIVDE, from the coding sequence ATGGCAAATACTGTCGACAAAGAACGGATCAAGGCAAACGCGGCGCGGATCAAACGCGAAGGCTATACGCCCGTAGTGCCGGATATGCAGATGGGATTCATCCACAACAACGTGGATTGCATCGGCTGTCGGGCCTGTGAAATCGCCTGCAAGGACAAGAACGGGCTTGATGCCGGTCCACGGTTCCGCCGGGTGCAATATATCGAAGGCGGGGTGTTTCCGAATGTGTTCGCCTTCAAGGTCAATATGTCCTGCAACCATTGCGCCGAACCGGCCTGCCTGCCCGCCTGCCCCACCGGCGCAATCTGGAAACGCAAGGATAACGGCATCGTCGATATCGACAGCACCCTGTGCATCGGTTGTCGCAAATGCGAAGCCGCCTGTCCCTTTGGCGCGCCGCAGTTTGACCCCGCCGAAAACGTGGTCAAGAAGTGCAACATGTGCATTGACGAACAGGAAGCAGGGCGCAAACCATACTGCGTCGCGGCCTGTATGATGCGGGTGCTGGATGTTGGCCCGATTGACCAGATCGACGCGGGCGGGTTTGAAACCACCGTTGTCGGGCCGAATGACCAGCTGGTGCGGCAGGTCAAAAGCATGGCCGACCCGGATTTGACCAACCCGTCAATCCGGTTCGTTCCCCACTCGAAAGGGATCGTGGATGAATAA
- a CDS encoding TorD/DmsD family molecular chaperone: MNKDLSILEPARYGLSLLIRLHDREADADFLHGLRENDAAGFFAEILPDDAAKADVAAFDAAITALPDPVDTGTLDELAAEYADVYLTHSYRIAPTGSVWLTEEKLERQEPMFAVREWYDHYDVTVPDWRLRSDDHIVHELQFIELLLGLGSETAARDAARFMDKHVMVWVPDFCTLMAQRCEQPLLIAGARLTVRYLDALRNLLEDLTGEARWTPSEEEKIAPYSLSELNEDIAYVPGVSESW, encoded by the coding sequence ATGAATAAGGATCTGTCGATACTGGAGCCGGCGCGCTACGGGCTGTCCCTGTTGATCCGGCTGCACGACCGCGAGGCGGATGCGGATTTTCTGCACGGTCTGCGTGAAAATGATGCGGCAGGGTTCTTCGCTGAAATCCTGCCGGATGATGCAGCCAAAGCGGATGTTGCCGCCTTTGATGCCGCCATCACCGCCCTGCCCGATCCGGTGGATACGGGCACGCTGGATGAACTGGCGGCGGAATATGCCGATGTCTATCTGACCCATTCCTACCGGATTGCGCCCACCGGGTCTGTCTGGCTGACCGAGGAAAAGCTGGAGCGGCAAGAACCCATGTTCGCGGTGCGCGAATGGTATGACCATTACGACGTGACAGTGCCAGATTGGCGGCTGCGCTCGGATGATCACATCGTGCATGAATTGCAGTTCATCGAACTTCTGCTGGGGTTAGGGTCCGAAACCGCCGCCCGGGACGCCGCGCGGTTTATGGACAAACACGTTATGGTCTGGGTGCCCGATTTCTGCACCCTGATGGCCCAACGCTGTGAACAGCCCCTGCTGATTGCAGGCGCAAGGCTGACAGTCCGGTATCTGGACGCCTTGCGCAACCTGCTTGAGGATCTGACAGGCGAAGCCCGCTGGACCCCCTCCGAGGAAGAAAAGATCGCGCCCTACAGCCTGTCCGAACTGAACGAGGACATCGCCTATGTGCCAGGTGTCTCCGAGAGCTGGTGA
- a CDS encoding 4Fe-4S binding protein, translating to MNRTDSTRIHIDGAACVRSRLLLAGCDACQRICPVDAIDLGARRPKVDTLSCTGCGACVAVCMEGVFSQPAPLPKPQGDTMLVQCRCHSQAKNIPATNCIHSIGLNDLARMWLDGVRHLLVATGGCPTCEAAPMVWIETAVADFNQLADSRALPGIEMAIASKRDMARWHQALDAPDPSRRAFLRRFVAPPANETPDPEDTPLHKFLIQGHAPDPAKTLYPFSPHIDATRCTGCDDCVNICPHDALTLIKAQNGKSLYHCAPERCTGCQLCSDICDVQAVGVQGMGHRGADILLTRFHCRACGVETHSTSAQAPENGLCRICQHTDHHKKLFVVLD from the coding sequence ATGAACCGGACCGATAGCACCCGAATTCACATCGACGGGGCCGCCTGCGTGCGGTCCCGATTGCTTTTGGCCGGTTGCGATGCCTGCCAGCGGATTTGCCCTGTCGATGCGATTGATCTGGGCGCGCGGCGGCCCAAAGTCGACACCCTGTCCTGCACCGGTTGCGGCGCCTGCGTTGCGGTTTGCATGGAGGGTGTGTTTTCCCAGCCAGCCCCGCTGCCCAAGCCACAGGGCGACACAATGCTGGTGCAATGCCGTTGCCATTCACAGGCCAAAAATATCCCCGCAACAAACTGTATTCACAGCATCGGCCTGAACGATCTGGCGCGCATGTGGCTGGATGGCGTGCGGCACTTGCTGGTTGCAACGGGTGGCTGTCCAACTTGCGAGGCAGCGCCGATGGTCTGGATCGAAACCGCCGTGGCCGATTTCAACCAACTGGCCGACAGCCGCGCCCTGCCCGGTATTGAAATGGCCATCGCCAGCAAACGCGACATGGCCCGGTGGCATCAAGCCCTTGATGCGCCCGATCCGTCCCGCCGCGCCTTCCTGCGCCGCTTTGTTGCCCCGCCCGCCAATGAAACCCCTGATCCCGAAGATACCCCGCTGCACAAATTCCTGATACAGGGCCACGCCCCCGACCCCGCCAAAACGCTTTACCCGTTTAGCCCGCATATCGACGCCACCCGCTGCACCGGCTGCGATGATTGCGTCAATATCTGCCCGCATGATGCCTTGACCCTGATCAAGGCACAAAACGGCAAATCCCTGTATCATTGCGCACCGGAGCGTTGCACAGGATGCCAGCTGTGCAGCGACATTTGTGATGTTCAGGCAGTCGGGGTGCAGGGTATGGGACACAGAGGCGCGGATATACTTCTGACGCGGTTCCATTGCCGTGCCTGCGGCGTTGAAACCCATTCCACCAGCGCACAGGCCCCCGAAAACGGGCTGTGCCGGATTTGCCAGCACACGGACCATCACAAAAAACTGTTCGTGGTGCTGGATTGA
- a CDS encoding sensor histidine kinase, producing MNLPAPILRLHHWIGASLQRKLVMAIGILLVLVSALFLLVVSAFYKERLVTEHARASMQINHVMQAALENAMLKRDIPGLKAILQDMGKQPAIARVMILNPEFEVRFSSDPTRLNLRLDEDIIKQALDSQSQQSLFLQSEQFGEVLRSINPVQNQTACSTCHGELSEHPVNGLLVVDYKAQSIRHEATASALKLAALGLLVIAVVCLGIWFALVRLVITPLGEVEKATKALSQGQFDRQVPVRGNDEIARLGSSFNRMSDQLRQSLQQLRQSEHFLQALIDAIPDGIRVIDPDFRILKANAAYCAQVGQPMDQVVGNMCYASSHGRDTQCPYTMVRCPVVELCQQNGDQMTAQDKHIGVDGNELYVEVSSARVDMMIDGKTVPCVVESIRNLDEQAKISQQQRLSEIGLLAAGVAHEIYNPLSSIDLGLTALQSDLEANEAAKTLEYFETIRTEIQNCIKITDSLLLLSAPAGNVQNLITLDEVVPETLSLLHYEAEQTGVTITHDIPERSRILGSDSDIRMLVINLAMNAIHAMPEGGNLHVTTRREDGNIVLTVSDQGVGIAPQDLSSIFMPFWSRRADASTGRGLGLSIVRAILDRNNAKIEVESTLGKGSTFYVRFPDADHEVQDGNA from the coding sequence TTGAACCTGCCCGCCCCCATATTGCGGCTGCATCATTGGATCGGCGCCAGCCTGCAGCGCAAACTGGTAATGGCGATCGGTATCCTGCTGGTGCTGGTTTCGGCCCTGTTCCTGCTGGTGGTCAGCGCCTTTTACAAGGAGCGGCTGGTCACCGAACACGCGCGGGCCTCGATGCAGATCAATCATGTGATGCAGGCCGCTTTGGAAAACGCGATGCTGAAGCGCGACATTCCGGGGCTAAAGGCGATCCTTCAGGATATGGGCAAACAACCGGCCATCGCGCGGGTGATGATCCTGAACCCCGAATTCGAGGTGCGCTTTTCCTCGGACCCGACGCGGCTGAACCTGCGGCTGGACGAGGACATCATCAAACAGGCGCTGGACAGCCAGTCGCAACAATCGCTGTTCCTGCAATCGGAACAGTTCGGCGAGGTTCTGCGCAGCATCAATCCGGTGCAAAACCAGACAGCTTGCAGCACCTGCCACGGGGAATTGTCGGAACACCCCGTCAACGGCCTGCTGGTGGTCGATTACAAGGCGCAATCCATCCGCCACGAGGCCACGGCCTCGGCGCTGAAACTGGCAGCACTTGGTCTGCTGGTGATTGCGGTGGTCTGTCTGGGTATCTGGTTCGCGCTGGTGCGGCTGGTCATCACCCCGCTGGGCGAGGTCGAAAAAGCCACCAAAGCCCTGTCCCAAGGGCAGTTCGATAGGCAAGTGCCGGTGCGGGGCAATGACGAAATTGCCCGTCTGGGCAGCAGTTTCAACCGTATGTCGGACCAGTTGCGCCAATCCCTGCAACAATTGCGCCAGTCCGAACATTTCCTGCAAGCGCTGATTGACGCCATCCCCGACGGCATCCGCGTGATTGATCCCGACTTCCGCATTCTAAAAGCCAACGCCGCCTATTGCGCACAGGTGGGGCAGCCGATGGATCAGGTGGTCGGCAACATGTGCTATGCCTCGAGCCACGGGCGCGACACGCAATGCCCCTATACGATGGTGCGCTGCCCCGTGGTGGAACTGTGCCAGCAAAACGGCGACCAGATGACGGCGCAGGACAAACATATCGGGGTTGATGGCAATGAACTCTATGTCGAGGTGTCCTCGGCCCGTGTAGATATGATGATCGACGGCAAAACCGTGCCCTGCGTGGTGGAATCGATCCGCAATCTGGACGAACAGGCCAAAATTTCACAACAGCAACGCTTGTCGGAAATCGGCCTGCTCGCCGCCGGTGTGGCCCATGAAATCTATAATCCGCTGTCCTCGATCGATCTGGGCCTGACCGCGCTGCAATCCGATCTGGAGGCCAACGAGGCCGCCAAAACACTGGAATATTTCGAAACAATTCGCACGGAAATCCAGAACTGCATCAAAATCACGGACAGTCTGTTGCTGCTCAGCGCCCCTGCCGGCAACGTGCAAAACCTGATTACGCTGGACGAGGTGGTGCCCGAAACCCTGTCCCTACTGCATTACGAGGCAGAACAGACCGGCGTGACCATCACCCATGACATCCCCGAGCGCAGTCGTATTCTGGGATCGGACAGCGACATTCGCATGTTGGTGATCAATCTGGCAATGAATGCGATTCACGCGATGCCCGAGGGAGGCAACCTGCATGTTACAACCCGTCGCGAGGATGGCAACATCGTGCTGACCGTCAGCGATCAGGGTGTCGGCATTGCCCCGCAGGACCTGAGCAGTATTTTCATGCCGTTCTGGTCACGCCGCGCCGATGCCAGCACGGGGCGCGGGCTGGGCCTGTCTATTGTGCGCGCCATTCTGGATCGCAACAACGCCAAAATCGAGGTAGAAAGCACATTGGGGAAGGGCAGCACATTCTATGTCCGTTTCCCCGATGCAGATCATGAGGTGCAGGATGGAAACGCATAA
- a CDS encoding sigma-54-dependent transcriptional regulator: METHKPHHRILLIEDDKTLNRLMLDQVQRLGYDARSATSREETLEVLRGFSPDLAILDIRLPDTDGMTFLPELREYCAVMILTAYGSIDQAVNAVKAGATEFLVKPVSPQNLELTLARFFETVALKRDLAFWQAQAQSATQVDLVGESAQMAEVRRLVSIFAAADTPVLICGESGVGKGAVAASLHAQSTRANGRFITVDCDDTLNEADLFGQDSGNKERSEGLIAAADNGTIFLNDIDKLSPAMQSKLLRVMETGSYRPLGATAAMPSTARFVAATGVDLEEMALMSHFKSELFYLLSSLKIQVLPLRARKSDVMPLAEHFLQGRNFHRGIDKSFAQETVDALTEYDWPGNVRELRNAIERGVIMSAGADIVLPEHIALPRQSSGLPSNATENGVSLRFDHQPTLDEIRDTYLRLLLDKFAGNRKQVAEALGVSERNTYRMLKKLDGK, from the coding sequence ATGGAAACGCATAAACCACATCACCGGATTTTGCTGATCGAGGATGACAAAACCCTGAACCGGCTGATGCTGGATCAGGTGCAGCGGCTGGGATATGACGCCCGCAGTGCCACATCGCGCGAGGAAACGCTTGAGGTGCTGCGCGGTTTTTCCCCCGATCTGGCCATTCTGGACATCCGCCTGCCCGACACCGACGGCATGACATTTCTGCCCGAATTGCGCGAATACTGCGCGGTGATGATCCTGACCGCCTATGGCTCGATCGATCAGGCGGTAAATGCGGTCAAGGCCGGGGCGACCGAATTTCTGGTCAAACCGGTATCGCCGCAAAATCTGGAACTGACGCTGGCGCGGTTCTTTGAAACCGTGGCGCTGAAGCGTGATCTGGCGTTCTGGCAGGCGCAGGCCCAAAGCGCGACACAGGTCGATCTGGTCGGGGAAAGTGCCCAAATGGCCGAGGTGCGGCGGCTGGTGTCTATTTTTGCCGCTGCCGACACGCCGGTGCTGATTTGTGGCGAAAGCGGCGTTGGCAAGGGGGCCGTCGCGGCATCCTTGCATGCCCAGAGCACGCGGGCAAACGGGCGGTTTATCACCGTTGATTGTGACGACACACTGAATGAGGCCGATCTGTTCGGGCAGGATAGCGGCAACAAGGAACGCAGCGAAGGTTTGATTGCCGCCGCCGACAACGGCACCATTTTTCTGAATGATATCGACAAGTTATCCCCCGCAATGCAATCAAAACTGCTGCGCGTAATGGAGACGGGATCCTACCGCCCGCTGGGGGCCACAGCGGCCATGCCCTCAACCGCGCGCTTTGTGGCGGCCACCGGAGTCGATCTGGAGGAAATGGCCCTGATGAGCCATTTCAAAAGCGAATTGTTCTATTTGCTGTCCTCGCTGAAAATTCAGGTTTTACCGCTACGGGCCCGCAAATCCGATGTCATGCCGCTGGCTGAACATTTCCTGCAAGGGCGCAACTTCCACCGCGGGATCGACAAATCATTTGCCCAAGAAACGGTGGATGCCCTGACCGAATACGACTGGCCCGGAAACGTGCGCGAATTGCGCAATGCGATTGAACGCGGTGTGATCATGTCGGCGGGCGCGGATATCGTGTTGCCCGAACACATCGCGCTGCCCCGCCAATCCTCGGGCCTGCCGTCCAATGCCACTGAAAACGGCGTTTCCTTACGGTTTGACCATCAGCCCACGCTGGACGAAATCCGCGACACCTATTTGCGGCTGTTGCTGGACAAATTCGCCGGCAACCGCAAACAGGTGGCCGAGGCCCTGGGGGTGAGCGAGCGCAACACCTACCGGATGCTGAAAAAGCTGGACGGGAAATAG